The Atribacterota bacterium genome contains the following window.
ATGAGAAGGAGTCTGTTATTGATGGTCGTGGTTCTTTTCCTTGTGGGTGTTGTTTTTGGGGTGGAGGCAAAGGTCAAACTTTTCCTCCCCCCCGGTGAGAAAAATCCGGATGTTGATTTTAGTGGTATCGAGTTGACGGCTATTCATGATTCTGGAGCGGGAAGGATTTTAGAGTGGTACGCACCACTTCTTGAAAAAGAGTGTGGAGTGAAGATTAAAAGAACCGAGATGGTGGATCTTCCTAAGTTGCGAGAAAAAGCCATGGGGGATCTTCTGGCTGGAAAACCAAGCTATCAAATCATCGAAATTAACCCTCGATTCATTGCCGACTTTGCCCTGACAGGTCTCATAGAACCCCTGGACTCCTATTTTGAAATGTACGACGAAGCCGATGTCAAAAAATACCTCGACGATGTTCTTCCCACCTATCGGGAATTCTACATGAAGTGGGGTGGAAACTACTGGGCGATACCTTTTGATGGCGATATCCATCTTTTCAACTATCGCAAGTCGTACTTTGAAAATCCCGAGTATCAAAAAATGTACAAAGAGCAGTTTGGCAAGGAACTGGCTCCCCCTGAGACCTGGGATGATTTTGTGAATCTGGGAAAATTCTTCAAGCAGGTTCTCCCTGCTGACATGTATCCTACCATGTGGTGGTTGCTGCCTCCGGATGGGTCTGCGTTCTATTTTGACCTGGCAGCTGCCTATGGGGTGATGTATTTCAGTGATGACATGGAGCACGCACTTTGGCCTCGGGATAAAGCCATTGAGGCGATGAAAAAAATGGTCGAAACCGCTCCCTATTGTCCTCCGGGAGTTGCCAATTTTGGGTTTACCGAAACAGTCGATTACTGGTTAGCAGGGAAGGTTGTTTTCCAGATCTGGTTCATTGACATTAACGAATGGGGTCAAATGGGGCAACCTGAAGTTAAGGGTGACGTGGTGAATGCTCCCATGCCCGGGTACAGAGACCCCCAAACTGGTGAGGTGATTCGTCGGGCCATGGCTCCTTATAACCGGTTCTGGATTATTCCCAAAAATCTTCCTGATAAAGTCAAACAGGCTGCATTTTACGTGATGCTTCGAGTTTCAAGTCCGGTGTACAGCATGTACTCGGTTGCCGATACCTACTGTGGCATGGATCCGTATCTCTACTCTCATTTCACCGATGAAGCAGCAATGCAGTATACCAAGCCAAATCCGCTCCGGGATGTGG
Protein-coding sequences here:
- a CDS encoding extracellular solute-binding protein, which encodes MRRSLLLMVVVLFLVGVVFGVEAKVKLFLPPGEKNPDVDFSGIELTAIHDSGAGRILEWYAPLLEKECGVKIKRTEMVDLPKLREKAMGDLLAGKPSYQIIEINPRFIADFALTGLIEPLDSYFEMYDEADVKKYLDDVLPTYREFYMKWGGNYWAIPFDGDIHLFNYRKSYFENPEYQKMYKEQFGKELAPPETWDDFVNLGKFFKQVLPADMYPTMWWLLPPDGSAFYFDLAAAYGVMYFSDDMEHALWPRDKAIEAMKKMVETAPYCPPGVANFGFTETVDYWLAGKVVFQIWFIDINEWGQMGQPEVKGDVVNAPMPGYRDPQTGEVIRRAMAPYNRFWIIPKNLPDKVKQAAFYVMLRVSSPVYSMYSVADTYCGMDPYLYSHFTDEAAMQYTKPNPLRDVAPDWPENIATFSSFEEARKHLDGGLANLKVAFPEINWPGATEYTESLARWVQRAMSGEVTPEVAIEEAAKEWEAIRDKLGKEKQKEYYREFLEAGRKVGFWK